The sequence TCGTCACCATGCGCGAGGAGCTGCGCCAGTTGTGGACACGCACCAACGTTTCCGCCGAGCAACTCGTCGCCGATTTGCAAGACTGGTGCCGCCGTGCCGAGGCCAGCGGCATCGTGGCGTTGCGTGAGTTTTCCGTGCAGTTGCGTTCCGTTCGGGCATGAAAAAAGCCCGCCGATGGGCGGGCTTTTTTTCGCAAGGTGCGAGGAAGTCGGCTGAATTACTTCAGCTTGATTTCCTTGTACAGCACATGCTTGCGTGCCTTCGGGTCGAACTTCATGAATTCCAGCTTTTGGGGCGTGGTCTTCTTGTTCTTTGCCGTGGTGTAGAAGTGGCCGGTGCCTGCGGTGGACTCCGCTTGATCTTTTCGCGACCGCCTTTGCTTGCCATGGTATGTTCTCCTGAGTCAGTTCAATGGCTCGTGATCCGTCGGATCAGAGCTCGCCCTTGGCACGCAGATCGGCCACGACTTGGTCGATGCCGACCTTGTCGATCAGACGCAGCGCAGCGCAGCTGATGCGCAGACGCACCCAGCGGCTTTCGCTCTCGACCCAGAAACGGCGATATTGCAGGTTGGGCAGAAAACGACGCTTGGTCTTGTTGTTGGCGTGGGAAACGTTGTTACCCACCATCGGGCCCTTGCCCGTGACTTGACAGACGCGTGCCATGACGCTTCTCCAATTTTGTCCAGATGTTCAGGAGCTGGTGCCTAGAGCAGGGGCAGCATGAGCGCGATGCTGGGTCATCGAGCCGCAGCACGCCGGTGTCACGCTTACGCTTGGTTGGGCACCCATGAAGCGAAAGCAGCACAGCAGCGCGTGGACACTACCGGGCCGTCTTTCGGCAAAGACGACGATTATAGGCGATTTCAGTGCGCCTGTTGCTCCAAGAAGCGTTGTGCATCCAACGCGGCCATGCAACCCGTCCCCGCCGAGGTGATGGCCTGGCGATAAATGTGATCTTGCACGTCGCCGGCAGCGAACACGCCGGGCACGCTGGTCTGGGTGGCGAAGCCGTTTTGGCCGCCTTGGGTGACGAGGTAACCGTCCTTCATGGCCAACTGGCCTTCGAAGATACCGGTGTTCGGTTGGTGGCCAATGGCGATAAAACAGCCCGTCAGCGCCAGCTCACGGGTGGCGCCGTCGTTCACGTTCTTGAGGCGCACGCCGGTGACGCCGCTGGTGTCACCCAGCACCTCGTCCAGCGTCTGGTGCAGGTGCAGCTCGATTTTGCCGGCGGCGACTTTCTCCATCAGCTTGTCGATCATGATGGCTTCGGCACGGAACTTGTCGCGGCGGTGAATCAGATGCACCTTGGCGGCGATGTTGGAGAGGTACAGCGCTTCTTCCACCGCCGTGTTGCCCCCACCGACCACGCACACCTCGGCGCCACGGTAGAAGAAACCGTCGCAGGTGGCGCAGGCGCTCACGCCCCGGCCCATGAACGCTTCTTCAGACGGCAAACCCAGGTACTTGGCCGAAGCACCGGTGGCCAGGATCAGGCTGTCGCAGGTGTAGGTGCCGCTGTCGCCGGTGAGGGTGAAGGGGCGCTGGCTCAGATCGACGGCGTTGATGTGGTCAAACACCATCTGGGTGTTGAAGCGCTCGGCGTGCTGCTGAAAGCGCTGCATCAGCTCGGGGCCTTGCACGCCCATCACGTCGGCGGGCCAGTTGTCCACCTCGGTGGTGGTCATCAGTTGGCCGCCTTGGGCCATGCCGGTGATGAGCAAGGGCTTCAAGTTGGCGCGGGCTGCGTAGATGGCTGCGGTGTAACCGGCCGGGCCGGAACCGAGGATCAAAACCTGGGCGTGGACGGGTGAAGTGCTCATCGGAAACTGGGGGCTAGGAGGGGCGCCAAAACCGGCGCCGGTAAGATCACGGCATTCTACGGAAGGCGCCTTCTCGGTGCTGAAGACCCCCTTTAGCCCGCCGAGCGCCCCGCTTTTTCAGAAACCACAGGAGCTGTCATCACGATGATGGGGCGCGTCAACCCGACCAGCCGAACCCCGGCCATTGAGCCTTTGCCGCTGGGGCTACCGCCCTGGCAGTTGCTGGTGCGGCGCTTGCGCCTGGTGGTTCACGCCTTGGCTTGGCTGGGTTTGGCCTTGGCCTTGGTGAGCCGCAGCGCCACCGATCCGGCGTTTTCCACCACGGGGGACGATTTACCGATCCACAACTGGCTCAGCCTGCCCGGCGCTTGGCTGGCAGACTTGAGTTTGGTGCTGTTTGGCTTCAGCGTCTGGTGGCTGGTGTTGACGGGCTGGTATGCCGTTTTCATGCAACTGGCCCGCGAGCTGCGCGACCGCTACGACCCGGCCCCACGCCCCTCGTCCGGCTGGGGCGGTTGGCGCTGCTGGAGCGGTTTGATGTTGCTGATGAGCGCCAGCTCGGCACTGGAGTGGACACGGGTGTATGCCCTCGAAACCCGCTTGCCCGGCCACGCCGGGGGGGTGTTGGGCTACTACCTCGGGCCGTGGTCGATGAAGACGCTGGGCTTTGAACTGTCCGGGTTGATGTGGGTGGTGATGCTGGTGATGGCCCTGCCTTGGGTGTTCCGTTTCTCGTGGGGCACGGTGGCAGAAACG is a genomic window of Vitreoscilla filiformis containing:
- the rpmB gene encoding 50S ribosomal protein L28; this translates as MARVCQVTGKGPMVGNNVSHANNKTKRRFLPNLQYRRFWVESESRWVRLRISCAALRLIDKVGIDQVVADLRAKGEL
- the trxB gene encoding thioredoxin-disulfide reductase; this encodes MSTSPVHAQVLILGSGPAGYTAAIYAARANLKPLLITGMAQGGQLMTTTEVDNWPADVMGVQGPELMQRFQQHAERFNTQMVFDHINAVDLSQRPFTLTGDSGTYTCDSLILATGASAKYLGLPSEEAFMGRGVSACATCDGFFYRGAEVCVVGGGNTAVEEALYLSNIAAKVHLIHRRDKFRAEAIMIDKLMEKVAAGKIELHLHQTLDEVLGDTSGVTGVRLKNVNDGATRELALTGCFIAIGHQPNTGIFEGQLAMKDGYLVTQGGQNGFATQTSVPGVFAAGDVQDHIYRQAITSAGTGCMAALDAQRFLEQQAH